The DNA sequence ttgaaatttgttttttactttcttttgtgGAAGCATGCTAATTCCACATCATCAGGATATTTCATCTCGCAAGACTCTGCTTATGGGAATCTCATTCTTCCTGTTCTACCAAGGTTTGAAAGCGGAGAGCTAAAAATGAACTGATATGAATACAGATGAAGAAGAAAGGCCTATAAGGTACTGATCCATGGAAGTGTCTGTGTTGAAGTGGAGATTATGCAGAAGTTTTCTTTGTAATCAAACTCAACCCCTTCTCTGCTGTGAGGTTACTAAGTGGAGAGGTTAAGCTTTGtggcaagatgaaatttgcattttgtctATGGTTGCCACAAATTTAAGGTAGCTTATATTTCTGATAATGAGATACCAGAATTTAAGAGGATCTTTCTAATCTTGTAGAAATCTTTTCCAGCCTCAAAGTGGAAATACAGTATCTTAACAAAGCTTGGAGAAGAGTTATAAATACTATCACAAGAGTATAAATACTATCAAAATCTATTGAAGTATCCATTGGATAGCGCTATCgactttgaacaactggggcctggcgcctgtttctcaaaagtcccaaAACTTTTTCAGGCCTATTTTGgatgccacaattccctttatatctgcGCAATActgaggttctaagccatcaaacttcccAATCCTCTTGACTTTTATGACAATAAAAACGTGtttaaagatcagctttttaaaacatgcagattgcagtttgacaactggctatCCGGGCCCATAAAGTTCTTGGGACTTTCCAGAAATAGGCCTCTGGTCATTAATGGGATTTGTCCCATCCTGAATTCTACTTTTGTGTGCCTCACTTCATACTTTTTTTTCGAAAGTCGTATGTTGGTGCTGTTAAAGGTTTGTCAATTTAATGGTGAACAGTTGGTTTGAAGAAAATGGGAATGAAACGATTACTTGTGACTTCCACCCTGTGTTACCTTTGTTGCATTTCCTAGGGAGAAcatggaaaaagaaagagttgTTGCAAAGAAATCTGAACAGAAGCGTAACTCTATAAAGCaagtgttttcttcttttatttagTACCTATATACATATTccttttaatatttaatttaaaaaaaggttgTCAACTTGTCTTGTCATTCCTGTTAGGAAACTGTTGCCACCAAGCATGATAAGGAAATAAACTGGGACTTATCTTCTTCCTCAACTAATAGATTTAAGAGgaattgtttaaaataaaaataaaaaaataagtgAATAcaggaaatgaagaaaaaaatggagcAAAACGCACCACTATACATAATTATTGATCCTGGCTGCCCACACTTTGGAAATTGTGTCTCGCCTCTACACTGATCAAGATGACTGTTACATGTTATTTTCTCAAGGATTTATTTCCAAATCGATTGGAAGGCTTGCTTTACATGTCCTGTTTGTTTATGGTTCTGTTCATTGTTTTGTAGTTTCCAAAGAGCACAATTCTCCAAACATTATCGCAATTACCAGACTCCTCACTGAAGCCACTGTGGTGATGCAACCCAGTCGAAAAAATCCTGTTTTCCACAATTTCAACAAACTCAGAGTTGGTTAAAAGAATATCAGCCACACTACACAAGTAAAAGGATTTCTTCCCTCAGTGAGACATGAAAAAACAAGACTAAAAAAACCTAGGAAGTTACTTTTCCAATATCCAACTGACCGTTAGCTCTTGTCACTCAACCTAGTACCCTTTCAttgttcatgaaaaaaaaaaatgaaaaatcacaAATACATGATCTTAGATGCCCAATTCTTTACATTCTGTGCTTCTCTCAAAAAATGTTAGTGCCCTTTCAAACCCAAAGTGCTACTTGATGAACAGTGGACTTTGTCAACATTGTTCAGCATGGTGGAAAACAGCCCACCGTCATTTGAGGCCTCTCCTGAGCTGGAAGGGATTCCTACATGGCATCTCTCATAACCATGCCTTATTCCCAAAAAGGGGTGAATGTGATTTTGAGGGTTCACTTGGATGCTCTCACTATCCAGGGTTATTTACTTTCTCTTCAAAACAACCTAGggtgaggaaaaaaaagaaagaaaaaacaaattgggTTACTTTAAAAGAGGCTGATTGCTAGTTCAGTGACTATCACGGTTGCCTGCCATATGCGAGATCTGAAGTTGATCATCTGTCAGAGCTCCAAAGTTGAGTTAGCTTTCCATCCCTCCAAGAAAGAGGAGGTGCCATTCCCTACCTACCCACCTTCCAAAGGGTTGCTTTGGGTTGTCTACGACTTCATTGACCGGTTTGCTTCCAGACCTGTAATTCCTATTGTTGTCAGGGTCAGAAGTAGGGTAGTGTTGCCAATCACTGGCGTTGTCTGGAAAAGGCAGAAGGTCTCTATACTCTCTATGAAAGGAATAGTGCGAGTCATGTAGCAACTCTTGTAAGAtacaatttgattggcttaaTTGATACccaaaactaaaacaaaagacCCTGTGTCTTAGaattaaaaacatttcaagctgctacaatacaaaataatggcagttgttgttgcccttttgttttggtttttgatatcaagccaatcacattGTATCTAATAGCTCCTACAATGCTGAATAGTGCACTCACATTGAGAGGCTGAACTCGTGTGTATGATGGGGGAGGTGAACCTCTGACTTGAACCCATGCTGCACTTTTGACAAGTCGACCTATGTgacaaaaaattgaactgcTTTATCTTACTAATAAAAGCGAGCGATTCTTTCTGGCTCAAATTCAATGCTAAGCTTCATCTTTGGTGGATTTATTCACTGCCATATCCTCCTAATGATCTCTGAGCTTCTGGGCATTAAAGGGGTGCAACAAAGAGGGAAAAATCAAATACACAATGCCACCAAAGCTCAGCCCTTATTCTTGAACTGCAAGATGCAAAAAGGGGAACCATAACTGGAAGGTTTCATCAGCCAGGCAACAACCAAAGTAGCATGGATTATGTAAAATGCTCTAAGTGCAGATGTTTGGGAAATCCTCCAGTAAAGAATACTTCAATGACAACTTGGCGCTTTCACCAAATGCACTCTTAAAGATCATCTTGGTCATGAATTTTTCTAGTTTCAAAAAGCTTTCCAAGGCAATTGAAGGGCATGAGAATacaatgcaaatgaaaagaaaatgaaaaaatgatagatCTTATTTCCCATAAAAGTAACTGACAGTAATTACTGTACCTGTGTTGGGCCTTGTCAAAAGTGTTCTGGCTGAAACGGGCCTGGAAGGTTGCCTACCAAAGACAGAAAAATACAAGTgtaaaaatgggaaaaaatttaaaagggctaccaaaaccaaaacccaGTCTCCAATAAACATTTATCAATCAACAGGAAGGAATagactttcaaaattttaaaggaCTAAGGAATTCACCTTACAATCTTACAATAATCTTTGCCAAAAGCACTGCCATCAAGATTTCCAATACTGAAAATAGGTGGGCGACACCCCAAGCAACTTTTAATTACCAAGAGGTTTTTGGTTCTCTTTTACTGTGAAAACAGTCAAGGGTCATTCTCATAACAGCCAGGGAAAATTGCAGGCCATGCCGCTTAACAACTTCCCTGCTAAGAGTTGGCTAAAAACATTGCTTATTATATGGCTTGTACTCAGTGAGAAAATAGGATTCTGTCCAACTTTGCCCTTCCACATTTTCAAGGTTTTTGTTACACATTAACTTCTAACCCTCTCTTTATTAAGTTGCAAGTTATAACCATTCTGAGTAGGATCTCTTACTTTGACGTTCATCACATAAACAACTTACAGCAATGTGACGGGTTAGATTTCTCAggaatataattaaatttttgtacaATTGTACATACTTTGGGCCTCTAAGCACAGGTGAAGACTTTGGTCGCCTAGAAGATTCCAAACCATCCATCCAGCCAGGCAGCCATACTGACACATGCTTCACAGAAGCTCTGTTAATATCCCTTCCACCTGCTAGCCACTGATCAGCCGGTCTAAGTGGAACCGAACATGACTCAATTGGGGATGATGGTCGCTGTGGGGGTGGGGAGGTTGAAGGTGTAACCATTACTCTTGATGTTGCACTCCCCACCCTGGGAGGAACTCTACTAATTGCAGCCTTTTTTATGACTTCAGATGTCTTCCAAGCATTCAGTCTGGCGTTTTCAGTTTGGGAAACCATTTCATCCACGTCAGATGAAGGATGGTGTATTTCTGGTTGTAACTTATCTGTGGAATTATGATTATCATCACGGGTGGTTTTTACCTCTAGAACACCTTCAGTACCCTTGCTACTGTaagtagaaaaaaaaggaaaaagacaatAACAGACAgggaaaattattattaatgtccAATCAATTTTTAGGGGATTAATTGGCACACTACTACTGCATATATCCAGCTGACCAACTTGTCTTCTTCATAATTTACTGCTTCGTTGCTGAAATTatccttgcaaacaactttaATAATAGCTGGCAATACAGGCTTGTGAACAACCCATAAGTACAAAAGCTGAAGAATAAAACTGACCTACTGTTATCACTGTCTTCTCCGGAAAGTTGACAATCTGTTAAAAGCAACAAACTACCGTTTCAAGACTAAAATATACATGGTAGAAAATGTGTTACTAATGCAGGAACTGGATCAGACAGCACACTCTAACATGTTGAAATGGAGATGATTGAAACATCTGGAGGGTCAGATTGCAGTAATTAAACTTGCACAAAGTTACTCACCTGCAATCTTAGGTTCTGAGATTCAAACTCAGTATCATGTTTGTGATTTGTCTATGGACAATCTGAACCCTGGTTTTGTAAGCCAAGAGGAagtcaaataaatgaaaatgccTAGAGGTCATctttacataaaaataaatcttCCTACCTTGAACTGATTCAGAAAAAGCACTATTTGTCCTCAATTCAGAGAAGTCAGGATTGACCTGAAATtaacataataatataaatcTCACCTTAAAATGTAATCTCAACACATCAGCAATCTATGACTTAACTTCAGCTTCAGGTTTGCAAGGAAACCACATCAGTGGTTGCAAGTGAATGTCATTTGATACCTGTAAATCCACTTTCTATGGAAAACTGCATCTATTTTCTCATAACTACCCACCAAATTAGCCCTCCCATCTGAGAATCTGTTATTGCCATTGAATTCTTCACCGCAATCATCATTATTAGGATCAGTGTTGTATGAACTGGTCCAATGCACATCAGCTTCTTGTAAACATTCCTTCACAATAGATCTCACATGGTCTGTCACAACAGTGTCTtctgaagagaaaaagaagtaAGAAAAAAGTCTTTGAGAGTTTATGTTTGTTCCTTGGAAATGGGCAAAGGAGAATTATTTTGGAGTCCCTGCATGGTTAGAATTGGTTCTACTTCATTCAAACATGCCCCATGATATAACCACTGTGTTACAAcaactaaaatattttttcctaacTAAATCTAAACCACTTATCTACTAGGTTACACAGCTGCCCCTCAACACAGACTAGATTTGATAAAGAGTTTGAAAAGGGAGGGGCATGTCTGAGTAACACCATCATTATGGAACCTTTGAGTGGTCAAGGAGTTTAAAGACACCAAATGCAAGTCCCAGGGGCGTGTCACTGGTGCCCTTAACACATTAATTGTGAAGTCTTCTGTGATCTCAtttactgaacagatgcatGGCAACATAGAATCTATAAAGTTTTGTGTCTGTTCTCCAGTAGACCATAGATAATGActaatcaaaacatgcatggagTTTAGCTTATTGCATAATCAATGAATATACCACATTTTCACATTCAAGTGGTGTATTACctgacaatgaaaacaaccTAGACTAATATATCATCTTAGGGAATAGCATGTGccaattgaaatttttcacttttaaaacaataatattaattttatatctTAATTTACCTCTAATTGTTTCCCTGTCAACAGGCGAACTTCTGCCGTTGGAGGCTACAGGGAGATCCATTTGGAGCTGAAGGTTTTGTCTGATGGCATCAGACAGGAACTGGAAAGTATCCTGATagagtaaataaataaataattattgttacatttAAAGTTGCTGTGTTGATAGCTACATCACTAGCCATTATTGCCCAAGAATGATAAGATAAAGTGAAAGCAGTTTATAGTTAGTTAGTCAACCAGTAGATAACAAACATTAggtatcaaatgagttgataaagctACCACCATaagaagatttcattgaagCTGATGAAAGGTCTTTCTCCGgcttctccggttttcccctcctctcaaaaatcaatgtttccagattccaattcgatcggatgcaggacctccctaaAATCACTTtcgggtgagtggagcttcctagGTAAATatcactaataattattattataataattaattatccattaattattattaataattaatgttttgaGCATTTGCCTTTGTCAGAGCCAATGGCTAACTAGCTTCAGCTTTGTAATCCtttcaatgttgaaatttgacctttattaacttgtttgataccaaattttcatatttaattCACTTTCCCTGAGCTTTATTGTGTGAAGTTGTGTAGGAGAGGAAGTCTCTCCTTTTTTTGATATACAAATGACAGTTCTGTGTGTACTACATTATCCTGATTTTGATCTTTTGCTATACATCTCTTGACATTGGAGACAGATAACAAGGCAGACAGTTGGTGGATCGATATCCAACAATCAGTCAATCACTTTgtcaatcaaccaatcaatcaaCTTAAACAAAAACCACCTCATCCCCATTGGAAGCAATTATTTAAGAAATCTACAAATGCTTACCCTGGCACTTCTTGAGTGAAGACTTGCGCTTCTACCTTCTTCCAGCAAAAGAAATTAAGGAAACATTTTAATATCAGCAAATTGTAAGTATATGCTTACTAACAATGATGAAGTGGGAGGTTTTGGAAATAATCCAGAGGGGAGAGCACTAAACGAGTTCATTCCTACATACCTTCATGTTTTctaatttctttgaattccctgaacaagaagaaaaatatttacattattGTGAGGGAGGGTTAAAGTTATATATAGTAAAGAAGTCCAAGCTCAGTCTTACATGATGGCAGACATGTCAGCACATAAGAAAAAGCCATATTTTCTTGTGAAACTCCTTGCTACTACttaattaccataaattaataactatttttgttattgtaagtagtattcattattcattgtATGAAAATGTAGTTTTTATTTGCATTGATCAAGGTTTGTCTTCTCTTTACATGAATCATACATTACCTGAGAATAATGACCATAAAACGATAATTTTATAAGTAATTGagagttaatttttttttaccaatcaGAATGCCTACAGTAACTCAGTTATTGTAAGTTGTAGAGAGAAGGCTTTAAATTATAGCCTACTCCATTAGTGCTAACCACTTACTTTGAATAAGGTATTTGTTTCCAAGTATCTGATACAGGATCCCAATCAATGTTTCTAAAGTCAACATAAATGAACTGTTCTGCCCACTGACTGATAGGGTAATCTGCCTGCTGAAACTTGGGAGCTataaacaagacaaaacatCCAGTAGAAAATTATTCACTTAAGAAACACCACCACCTAAGAAAAAATCTCTTAAACTGATCCCACCTAGGAACCCTTTATTATCCTGTGAAGTATACATTCAATCATCACCCTCTGGATCACTGGCTGACACTGTGCAGAATGAACAGACTGACTGTTTCAAGACTAATCCAGGCCAATTAAAGATACTTCAACCAGCCCAAGGACTGAAATGTTGCACACATTTAAATTAATACTTATTTAAACCTCTAAAATGCTCTAATAAAACGTTAAAGCCCAATGCCTAtgtgtaagaacctgtgatatttttaGTACTTCTAACTCAGAAATACCCCAAGatcagctttaaaatatattataaaataaaattatttcatgcaTTAGAGAGCCAAAGAGTAATATTTGGTTTGCAAAGTCATATGAACAGCAtctttgctttaaaaaaaattgttaaagtACTTTACCTGCTCCATTCTCCAATTGAACCAAGCCCATGTTTGGTTCAGGAATTGCTGCAAGACGTCCATACATCTGTACAAGATAATACATATACTGGTAACATAATTATATCAACAATGATGAAGAGACAGTTGAATTGCCTTTGCCATTGCTGATAAGATACTTACCATGAGTGGtacaattaattaaataataactttaaaagaagTAACAGATAAAAAGCACAAGAATGTTTTTACCTGACTGTGGGATGCAACATTTCGATTCCTAACTCTGCTAACTAAGCGCAACTGATAAGATGCAGACCTGGTCTTCACAGTTgcagatatttaacaattattcctcgagcccgaatgggctattgactcagaggctatgagggcgagaggaataattgttttagtaaaatccaactagttggtcaaaaaaatatcaagacttaacatctttcgcaagttaaagctagacttcaatcctcttttaccaccaaaacattacaaatatggcggcgcttTTCACTAGtcatgggctataacatatagcctactagtagctcaaccaatcagaacgcagcattgatgatagaccactagttggattttactaaaaggCTTTAGtcaaatccaactagtggtctattaccaatactgcgttctgattggttgagctactagtaggctatatgttatagcccactagtagcgaaaagcgccggctttgaaaaccaaaataatggctttaactagcgaaagatgttttgtctcgatatttttttgaccaactagttggattttactaaaacaattattcctctcgccctcatgggctctgaatcaatagcccattcgggcttgaggaataattgttaaatattcactGCATTCATGATGATCCAGTAAATAAGTTGGACTGAAACCCCTGAGTTGCCCACCAGACAGTGGTTTATCCAGAGggcactattcacctccaaaCAGCTGCAGttcattttcaacaaataagtGAAGCTGAGGAGTGAAACTTGGCTCACACAAAAACATTGGAAGTTGGAGCAGAACTACAAGGTGGGAGCACATATCCTCATATGGTTCCAGTCCATGGTCTTAATATAAATTTCTTCACTAGCAAAGTTAATTATACCTGATGTCCGACTTCAACTTTATTACCCAGCACTGGGAAGAtaataaaacattaattttaatcatCACTTGTGAATGCATATAAATGGAGACAAATCATTTCTCTTTCTCAACATTAACTGTCGCTGCagcgaaaaaaataataaattgcaCAAATTAGGCGGTGGCATATTTTTAGCATTACATAATCTCACATTTAATGTGTCAGAGTCACTTATTACAAACACTAAGTCTTAAGTTGACAGTCCATCTCACCCCTCATTCTCCTCACCTATAAGAAACCCCCTTGAAAGTGACTGCTTTTTCTCTCCAACCTTTCcttaattgttttaaagatAATGAATGGCAGTGAAACAAGTGAGATCAGGAGCCTACTTTACACCAACATTGTACTGCATCATTCTTCTTGTTCTGCTATGCAAGAAGTAAAAAATCACTGTTTGGTTATTGCTAACATTCTACTGAGTGATAATGGTTCCATTACCAGGCTTTTTTCTAATCAACTTTGGTTGTGTCTGTTTTGCTGCCACAGTGCCTGTTGTCCTTAAACCCACAGCTGAGGCTGCTCTTGTTGTCTGTGCTTTATTCCCTCTTTTGGTTGACATTTCACACCTTAACATTAAACAAGTCAATATGGGACTCAGTACAAAAGAttgcaaatttcacaaaataaatgataatgtatcaaaaaaaatgttacaaaCAGGTCAAGAAACCTTAACTCATTCCTCatagagaaagagagagaaataTTTATGGCAAGTATTTCTGGATATTAGaaccaaattttgaacatCATACTTTCAATAGACTGACAATAGTAACCTTTGTAGCTTGGACCAGACTGATCCTACACAGGTCTGTGGTCTTCCCTGATTTGTTGCCTTAACAATTCGTTTAGACTgtagaaaagaaatcaaacatTCTTTGATTcaataaattacaataatcatTCATGTCTAAATAGCCAAAAATTTCACAGATTCTGCAGATACTGATGTGCAATGCAGCAGGGCTCCTGCACCAAATGCAGAGAGGAGGGAAACAATGTGATGTGGAGTGGCCTAATGACACTGTTAATAACTTACCAAAATTTTGTCATAGCAATTAACTAGACCAAGACAAGTTAGTGCTATAAAAGCCAAACTACTATCACTATTTATGGTTAATGCTGATTGTGAAATGGACCTGTGATATGTTGCTTGTATGTAGTAACACCTATAAGAtccttaaataataattattattagtatcacccaactagtggactaaggcaaatcctgcattttgattggctacgctgctataggtctattagtaatagtcctcaagtagcgaagttcgccagttttgtaaacctatttatttcattttattcccaaataaatattttatttttctgaatttattattgcttttctctgtccgactagttgggtgatactaaaacaattagacccttcgccctaaAGGGccacgggtcaatagcccattcagcttcgcctcatgggctattgccccaCAGCCCGAAatggctacgggtctaattattgttaattattatttattgagcTATTTGCACCTGACATTTATAACTAGGTTCTTAGAACATCTGACCAATGTTACAGTGTTAAGAGGTCCAACATCATTGCTTTGGGttctaaatttttttcagctgACCCTTTTGCCTGTTGCCAAACTGCTAGGACATCAGCCTTGGTTTATTATCAACaccacattaattttatttgaagaTTGTGGAATAACTCCATATGACTTATGGAGGGAAGATCTGTTTGTTAACTTACTGTTATGACATAGCTTGGTTGACGTACTTGTGAATTGTCACATTGTAATAATTGGTCTTTGGCAACTCTACTATCACATTTGGTCCTTTTACCTGAAAATTATCATGAAGACATGTCAAAGTGTTTAAGCAATAAGAAGTGAAAGGTctaataatttctttgttttcttcatttcacaCTATAAAAcacttaataatttttttgttaaaggctaataataacaaatacaTTACCTGAAATGGTAGGGATGGTATCTCTAATGCAGGCAAGAAGATATTCAGCAATTTCTCTAGCAGCCTCGTTCTTCCCACCCTTTCACAGATGAAAaaactattaattttaatacaaATACAGGTACATGTGGTTAAGGTTTCCTTTCAATTATTAACCCaagacaataattatgtttCAAAGATATATGTATGGTGGATCAATGCTTCATATAGCccagaaaataacaaaaaatcatCATCACAGCCGTAAATATGAAGGAACTTTTTATTGAAACATTTGTTTCCTTGCATTTTCTCGTTTACACCTTGACATCAACTTTTTGTTACTGGCTAAATATTTTAAGGGATGTAAGCTGCGAAcaggaaaaaatattgaagGCTAGACCTTTGCATGGAAATGACAGATTCTCACCCCTTCAGACTGAACTTTCCAGCTTATTGCATTCATCTTTTCACCAATTCCACAGTCTCCAGTGGCTGTTATTATCAGGTCCAAAAcgcctgaaagaaaatttcagaaaGGGTCTGTGTTTACAGTGTTGAAAAATGTTGAGGAAAAGGAGATTATGTATAAACTCACTGCTCCCTTTCATTTCTGTTTCAAAATAGATAATTTTCAAGTTATAACACCCTCAATGCCAGTTGTATTGAATTAAGTTAACATGATGATGACCATGATAAtactgatgatgatgatgacaatgacatATGACGGCAACACTGATGATGATTAACAGAACCTTATTAACCAGCATTTATGAAGGAACATGATTGAAATTTGGGATAAGAATGCCACAATGGTACTGATGAATATATCCTCTTCAACTATCTTAGTTTGTAACTTTGATCAGAAGAGGTTCACAAATTCAGGGTACTATTTGAAGGCCACGCAGATAAACAAATACCATGcagataaataaatacatgTGTTGACAATATTGAATTACCTGGATCTTTTCCAATAAACTCATAGAAGACTGGAACAATACAGAGAAGCTGAAGGACTTCTGATGCCAACAAACATCTGTAACCAGTTTTCCTGAAAgacaagaaggaaaaaaaaaaagatttcatCATTGACAACTACCTTACCATCACTAGCTCAAACAATGTCTCTAAAAATGATGTTCTGGAAAATTTCTTTCACGCAAATCTATCAGCTACAGTATACCGGTACTAAAGAATTGcatttacaaacaataatttgcaaTCAAACATTCCTTACAAATGTTAATTCAATATTCTTTCCCAACATATCTTACAAAACAGGAGTGTTGTCATCAAAAAAAAGCCGCAATTTTATTAACTTATTTTTTCTGATAAagatttaaataaaattaggTGTTACTGTAGTTTGGAAAACGCTGGCAATATtattgtcaaaattttaaataacattATAGTCCACACACCTAACATCCAGCTTTTTTCTTGTGGCCTGATACCTGCACGATTCCAGAATAACAGTAAGTATTGTTAATTGGTTATAGCCATCTATTTACTAttctgtaaacaaaaaaatttaataggAATAAACAGAGTAGATTGCTTACTGTACTATGCTGTCCCCATTAGCCAGTCTGATTAGATCAGCAACAAGGTCAAACAGACATaaatacaacttgttgtaaaAACCAGCATCCttgaaacaacaaatataAGAGAAAGAACTATTAAGTTACACATACcaataactgcgaggatcataatAAGCTCACTTAATATTACATACTATTGCCATATTAAATCCCTGTCTAAATGTGAttaccttttgttttccaatttcCATTGGGACTTGCCATGGAAATTGTTTAGTTAAGTGAAGCAACAGGATTGATTCACATTCATTAATGAGTCACTTCCCACCAGCTCCTCATAGGGACAGTGACTCTCCATCCTTAATTCAAGGCTTAACACATGTTGGTCGTACATCTGTTGTTACCTTTAGTCAGAGATTAATATCTTATATGGGTTTATATTAATGTCACTCACAATGTGCTGATCACGTTCAATCTTCACTGCACCAAGAAGCAAAGACAGTACCCGACATTTGACGTCACGAGGAAGCATAAACAGGTCCATCGTATCCAGATTTCTAAAACAAATTGCAACAACAGTTACAATAAACTACTATGAACAAGAAGTATTTAATATCAAAACAATTCT is a window from the Acropora palmata chromosome 14, jaAcrPala1.3, whole genome shotgun sequence genome containing:
- the LOC141866115 gene encoding uncharacterized protein LOC141866115 isoform X2, whose amino-acid sequence is MRITSQLLRSRASRPLHSVDYLDLSNLGLVSLERLELCPKLQTVILRGNKIESAPDLRICSQLWKIDLANNVVRSLEGLYSVVAFGTLILANNDLDWNELEKIRHVHILDLCLHGNPRLEIDAYYRMHVIDSLPLIWMLDGRIITSAERAQVDQFFKDSALSERPVRHKLSKNQFVPSLLKNISVTGVFGKKAEHLMRRFPVKEKLNVDLDQRRLMYLTYCLQEEVNLAMKNMTKGRVAPSQLIVNLINYRNEDKQRCNMLLLMLVASLEFAIPSVLLQQTLDVARLRKIRNLDTMDLFMLPRDVKCRVLSLLLGAVKIERDQHIDAGFYNKLYLCLFDLVADLIRLANGDSIVQYQATRKKLDVRKTGYRCLLASEVLQLLCIVPVFYEFIGKDPGVLDLIITATGDCGIGEKMNAISWKVQSEGGGKNEAAREIAEYLLACIRDTIPTISGKRTKCDSRVAKDQLLQCDNSQVRQPSYVITSKRIVKATNQGRPQTCVGSVWSKLQRCEMSTKRGNKAQTTRAASAVGLRTTGTVAAKQTQPKLIRKKPVLGNKVEVGHQMYGRLAAIPEPNMGLVQLENGAAPKFQQADYPISQWAEQFIYVDFRNIDWDPVSDTWKQIPYSKEFKEIRKHEEGRSASLHSRSARDTFQFLSDAIRQNLQLQMDLPVASNGRSSPVDRETIREDTVVTDHVRSIVKECLQEADVHWTSSYNTDPNNDDCGEEFNGNNRFSDGRANLVNPDFSELRTNSAFSESVQDCQLSGEDSDNSSKGTEGVLEVKTTRDDNHNSTDKLQPEIHHPSSDVDEMVSQTENARLNAWKTSEVIKKAAISRVPPRVGSATSRVMVTPSTSPPPQRPSSPIESCSVPLRPADQWLAGGRDINRASVKHVSVWLPGWMDGLESSRRPKSSPVLRGPKQPSRPVSARTLLTRPNTGRLVKSAAWVQVRGSPPPSYTRVQPLNVVLKRK
- the LOC141866115 gene encoding uncharacterized protein LOC141866115 isoform X1, with product MRITSQLLRSRASRPLHSVDYLDLSNLGLVSLERLELCPKLQTVILRGNKIESAPDLRICSQLWKIDLANNVVRSLEGLYSVVAFGTLILANNDLDWNELEKIRHVHILDLCLHGNPRLEIDAYYRMHVIDSLPLIWMLDGRIITSAERAQVDQFFKDSALSERPVRHKLSKNQFVPSLLKNISVTGVFGKKAEHLMRRFPVKEKLNVDLDQRRLMYLTYCLQEEVNLAMKNMTKGRVAPSQLIVNLINYRNEDKQRCNMLLLMLVASLEFAIPSVLLQQTLDVARLRKIRNLDTMDLFMLPRDVKCRVLSLLLGAVKIERDQHIDAGFYNKLYLCLFDLVADLIRLANGDSIVQYQATRKKLDVRKTGYRCLLASEVLQLLCIVPVFYEFIGKDPGVLDLIITATGDCGIGEKMNAISWKVQSEGGGKNEAAREIAEYLLACIRDTIPTISGKRTKCDSRVAKDQLLQCDNSQVRQPSYVITSKRIVKATNQGRPQTCVGSVWSKLQRCEMSTKRGNKAQTTRAASAVGLRTTGTVAAKQTQPKLIRKKPVLGNKVEVGHQMYGRLAAIPEPNMGLVQLENGAAPKFQQADYPISQWAEQFIYVDFRNIDWDPVSDTWKQIPYSKEFKEIRKHEEGRSASLHSRSARDTFQFLSDAIRQNLQLQMDLPVASNGRSSPVDRETIREDTVVTDHVRSIVKECLQEADVHWTSSYNTDPNNDDCGEEFNGNNRFSDGRANLVNPDFSELRTNSAFSESVQDCQLSGEDSDNSSSKGTEGVLEVKTTRDDNHNSTDKLQPEIHHPSSDVDEMVSQTENARLNAWKTSEVIKKAAISRVPPRVGSATSRVMVTPSTSPPPQRPSSPIESCSVPLRPADQWLAGGRDINRASVKHVSVWLPGWMDGLESSRRPKSSPVLRGPKQPSRPVSARTLLTRPNTGRLVKSAAWVQVRGSPPPSYTRVQPLNVVLKRK